A window from Raphanus sativus cultivar WK10039 unplaced genomic scaffold, ASM80110v3 Scaffold1708, whole genome shotgun sequence encodes these proteins:
- the LOC130494610 gene encoding uncharacterized protein LOC130494610 translates to MDDWEEEQLAPLPAKVELKSNWDDEDVDENVDENDIKDSWEEDDDDGEPAPVKPATEKAPPKKAAAAKSVEKKGKAADVPKEAPKEEPLVPISEKLRLQRLVEEADYKLTAELFGTKGDETKLDVFIPRAVEVSEESAW, encoded by the exons ATGGATGATTGGG AGGAGGAGCAGCTTGCACCACTTCCAGCTAAAGTTGAGCTTAAAAGCAACTGGGATGACGAGGATGTAGATGAGAATGTAGATGAGAATGATATTAAGGACTCTTgggaggaggatgatgatgatggcgaACCTGCTCCGGTCAAGCCTGCTACTGAGAAGGCTCCTCCTAAGAAAGCAGCAGCAGCCAAATCTGTTGAAAAGAAGGGCAAAGCAGCCGATGTTCCAAAAGAAGCACCAAAGGAAGAACCTTTGGTTCCTATCTCTGAGAAACTTCGCTTGCAGAG GCTTGTTGAAGAAGCTGACTACAAGCTAACTGCTGAACTCTTTGGAACGAAGGGTGACGAGACAAAACTTGATGTGTTCATCCCCAGGGCTGTTGAGGTTAGTGAGGAAAGTGCGTGGTGA